One Halofilum ochraceum genomic window carries:
- the modA gene encoding molybdate ABC transporter substrate-binding protein, translating into MTVSGFRQRHAMDATGSLSGVIPSRSGGCVRRGRRCPALLAVALVAVACARIGEARAGEVLIAVATNFAEVMPPLVEEFERRSGHDLRYTTGSTGQLYAQISKRAPFDAFLAADTERPARLVAENLAVANSRFTYARGQLVLWSRDPGRIGADGAETLRDAPPRKLAMANPRLAPYGAAARETLENLGLWNEIEPRIAMAQNVGQAYAMVHMRAAEMGFVARSALVAKDGNPPGSHWLVPATLHEPIRQDAVLLTRSEDNAAARAFLDFLAGPHGRRIIADHGYEVE; encoded by the coding sequence ATGACGGTATCAGGCTTCCGGCAGCGGCACGCAATGGATGCGACCGGCTCGCTGTCCGGTGTGATCCCGTCCCGGTCCGGGGGATGTGTCCGGCGAGGACGGCGATGCCCGGCCCTGCTGGCCGTGGCGCTGGTCGCCGTCGCCTGTGCCCGCATCGGCGAGGCGCGGGCCGGGGAGGTGCTGATCGCGGTGGCGACCAACTTCGCCGAAGTGATGCCGCCGCTGGTCGAAGAATTCGAGCGCCGGAGCGGTCACGACCTGCGCTATACGACGGGTTCGACTGGTCAGCTCTATGCCCAGATCAGCAAGCGTGCGCCGTTCGATGCCTTCCTGGCCGCGGATACCGAGCGCCCGGCTCGGCTGGTCGCCGAGAACCTGGCGGTCGCGAACAGCCGCTTCACCTATGCCCGTGGTCAACTCGTGTTGTGGAGCCGTGATCCGGGCCGTATCGGTGCCGACGGGGCTGAGACGCTGCGGGATGCGCCGCCACGGAAACTGGCGATGGCCAATCCCCGCCTCGCCCCCTATGGCGCCGCCGCCCGCGAGACCCTGGAGAATCTCGGTCTGTGGAACGAGATCGAGCCGCGGATCGCCATGGCACAGAACGTGGGCCAGGCCTACGCAATGGTCCACATGCGCGCCGCGGAAATGGGTTTTGTCGCGCGGTCGGCCCTGGTGGCGAAAGACGGAAACCCGCCGGGCAGCCACTGGCTTGTACCCGCGACACTGCATGAGCCGATCCGCCAGGATGCCGTGCTGCTCACCCGGTCCGAGGACAACGCGGCCGCGCGCGCCTTCCTCGACTTCCTTGCCGGTCCGCATGGCCGTAGGATCATCGCCGACCACGGCTATGAGGTGGAGTAG
- a CDS encoding vWA domain-containing protein → MPDDYTGAGGGRLAENVMHFARVLRTAGLPIGPDKVVDALRALQVAGVRRRDDFYWTLHAVFVDRREQRHLFDQAFQVFWRDPQLLDRMLQLLLPQAGGNAPEPEPPPARLAEALAAGQAPPAAEEDEEDETEVEASLTWSAEERLQTVDFESMTAAEQADARRAIARLKMPVKPLATRRTRPDPRGRQPDLRATMRQSLRQGGATIDLRHRARVQRTPPLVVLCDISGSMAQYSRMFLHFLHAVTNDRDRVHAFVFGTRLTNITRHLRVRDVDEALERTGRVVTDWAGGTRIGACLHEFNFRWARRLLGQGATVLLVTDGLDREAGEGVAEEMARLQRSARRLIWLNPLLRWSGFEAKAGGARAMLPWVDEFRPVHNIRSLVELADALGGQARAPRRQTA, encoded by the coding sequence ATGCCTGACGACTACACCGGCGCGGGCGGTGGGCGGCTCGCGGAGAATGTCATGCACTTCGCCCGGGTCCTGCGCACCGCCGGGCTGCCGATCGGCCCGGACAAGGTGGTCGATGCCCTGCGCGCCCTCCAGGTCGCCGGCGTGCGCCGGCGGGACGACTTCTACTGGACGCTGCACGCCGTGTTCGTCGACCGGCGCGAGCAGCGCCACCTGTTCGACCAGGCCTTCCAGGTGTTCTGGCGCGATCCCCAGCTGCTCGATCGCATGCTGCAGCTGTTGCTGCCCCAGGCGGGCGGCAACGCACCCGAGCCGGAGCCGCCGCCCGCGCGCCTGGCCGAGGCGCTCGCCGCCGGTCAGGCGCCGCCCGCAGCGGAAGAGGACGAGGAAGACGAGACCGAGGTCGAGGCGAGTCTGACCTGGTCGGCCGAGGAGCGGCTGCAGACCGTGGACTTCGAGTCGATGACGGCGGCGGAGCAGGCCGATGCGCGACGCGCCATCGCGCGCCTGAAGATGCCGGTCAAGCCGCTGGCCACGCGACGGACCCGGCCCGATCCGCGCGGCCGTCAGCCCGACCTGCGGGCCACGATGCGCCAGTCGCTGCGCCAGGGCGGGGCGACGATCGATCTGCGCCACCGTGCGCGGGTCCAGCGCACGCCGCCGCTGGTCGTGCTCTGCGACATCTCGGGGTCGATGGCCCAGTATTCGCGGATGTTCCTCCATTTCCTGCACGCCGTGACCAACGATCGGGATCGCGTCCACGCGTTCGTCTTCGGCACCCGGCTGACGAATATCACTCGCCACCTGCGCGTCCGCGATGTCGATGAGGCCCTTGAACGCACGGGGCGCGTGGTGACCGACTGGGCGGGCGGAACACGCATCGGCGCCTGTCTGCACGAGTTCAACTTCCGCTGGGCCCGGCGGCTGCTCGGCCAGGGCGCCACCGTGCTGCTGGTCACCGACGGCCTTGATCGCGAGGCGGGCGAGGGCGTCGCCGAGGAGATGGCCCGCCTGCAGCGTTCGGCCCGGCGGCTGATCTGGCTCAACCCGCTGCTGCGCTGGTCGGGCTTCGAGGCGAAGGCCGGTGGCGCGCGCGCCATGCTGCCCTGGGTCGACGAATTTCGCCCCGTGCACAACATCCGCAGCCTGGTGGAACTGGCCGATGCCCTGGGCGGGCAGGCGCGCGCGCCCAGGCGGCAGACCGCATGA
- a CDS encoding nucleotidyltransferase family protein, producing MITGVLLAAGRGDRFGGDKLSARLPDGRPIAAAAAEAMVASLPRVVAVTRPDDEALAAVLEGAGCHVVVCERADEGMGASLACGVTATRAATGWVIALADMPAIRPATIAAIAATLAGGARLAAPTYHGRRGHPVGFAGHFGPELAALGGDEGARHILAGHQADLEFVEVEDPGILYDIDTPTDLARSADDP from the coding sequence ATGATCACCGGGGTGCTGTTGGCGGCGGGCCGGGGCGACCGTTTCGGCGGCGACAAGCTGAGCGCGCGCCTGCCCGACGGGCGCCCGATCGCCGCGGCGGCCGCCGAGGCGATGGTCGCATCGCTGCCGCGCGTGGTGGCGGTGACGCGGCCGGATGACGAAGCGCTCGCCGCCGTTCTGGAAGGCGCTGGCTGCCATGTCGTGGTCTGCGAGCGGGCGGACGAAGGGATGGGGGCGAGCCTGGCCTGCGGCGTGACCGCCACCCGTGCGGCCACCGGCTGGGTGATCGCGCTGGCCGATATGCCCGCGATCCGGCCCGCGACCATCGCGGCGATCGCGGCCACCTTGGCCGGCGGCGCGCGCCTGGCGGCGCCGACGTACCATGGCCGGCGCGGCCACCCGGTCGGCTTCGCGGGCCATTTCGGCCCCGAACTGGCCGCCCTCGGCGGCGATGAGGGCGCCCGCCATATCCTTGCCGGCCACCAGGCGGATCTCGAGTTCGTCGAGGTCGAGGACCCCGGCATACTGTACGACATCGATACGCCCACAGACCTCGCGCGCTCCGCGGACGATCCGTGA
- a CDS encoding AAA family ATPase yields the protein MLAPEDYRQRLAGAGYVAERSLAATLSLADRLGRPLLIEGEAGVGKTDVAKALAAVHDCSLIRLQCYEGLDAQTAVYEWDYQRQLLAIRLLEAEGHAGSEAEARIFSERYLLRRPLLEAISQPIAPVLLVDEIDRADEEFEAFLLEVLAEYQITIPEIGTIDAVTRPRVILTSNATRELSDALRRRCLYHYLEYPSMEKELAILQARLPDIDAELAGQVVRFVQDLRQEGLRKAPGIAETLDWAAAVNGLGVERLDADPEALLETLSCLVKTRPDRDNLTPERVTALAAGAR from the coding sequence ATGCTGGCACCGGAGGACTACCGGCAGCGGCTGGCCGGGGCGGGCTACGTCGCCGAGCGTTCGCTGGCGGCGACCCTGTCGCTGGCCGATCGCCTCGGCCGGCCGCTGCTGATCGAAGGCGAGGCGGGCGTCGGCAAGACCGACGTGGCCAAGGCCCTGGCCGCCGTCCACGACTGCAGCCTGATCCGGCTGCAGTGCTACGAGGGCCTTGACGCACAGACCGCCGTCTACGAGTGGGACTACCAGCGCCAGCTGCTGGCCATTCGCCTGCTGGAGGCCGAGGGCCACGCCGGCAGCGAGGCCGAGGCGCGCATCTTCTCCGAGCGCTACCTGTTGCGCCGGCCGCTGCTCGAGGCCATCAGCCAGCCCATTGCACCGGTGCTGCTGGTCGACGAGATCGATCGTGCCGACGAGGAGTTCGAGGCCTTCCTGCTCGAGGTCCTGGCCGAGTACCAGATCACCATCCCCGAGATCGGCACGATCGACGCGGTGACCCGGCCGCGGGTGATCCTGACCTCCAACGCCACCCGCGAACTGTCGGACGCGCTGCGCCGACGCTGCCTCTATCACTACCTCGAGTACCCGTCGATGGAGAAGGAACTGGCCATTCTCCAGGCGCGGCTGCCGGACATCGACGCCGAGCTGGCCGGCCAGGTGGTGCGCTTCGTACAGGATCTCCGCCAGGAGGGCCTGCGCAAGGCGCCCGGCATCGCCGAGACCCTGGACTGGGCGGCCGCGGTCAATGGCCTTGGCGTCGAGCGCCTGGACGCCGACCCGGAGGCCCTGCTCGAGACCCTGTCCTGCCTGGTCAAGACCCGGCCCGACCGGGACAACCTCACGCCGGAGCGCGTCACGGCACTGGCGGCGGGGGCGCGGTGA
- a CDS encoding aerobic carbon-monoxide dehydrogenase large subunit, with protein MASDVEEVESTESAESEARALADRLGGVGCRRKRTEDARFIQGKGNYVDDIQMPGMVYGDFVRSPHAHARIKSINKDKALAMPGVHAVLTAEDLEPLGLHWMPTLAGDKQMVLADGKVCFQNQEVAMVIADDRYLAADATELVEVEYEELDPVVDPHQSMAEGAPVIRDDLAGVDEGAHGKRIHHNHIFTWDVGDADATDRVFSEAAVTVKQDMLYPRVHPCPLETCGCVASFDKVKGELTVHLTSQAPHVVRTVFSTLSGIPESKVHINAPDIGGGFGNKVGIYPGYVVATVASIVLGRPVKWIEDRIENLSTTAFARDYHMIGELAATEDGKILGLRANVLADHGAFDSCADPSKWPAGFFNICTGSYDIKTAYARVDGVYTNKAPGGVAYRCSFRVTEACYIIERMIDVLAERLGMDKAEIRLKNFIQPEQFPYQSALGWEYDSGDYPRALKQVMDACDYDGLRREQKEKRERGEIMGIGLCTFTEIVGAGPSRNCDILGVGMFDSAEIRVHPTGSVIARMGTKTQGQGHETTYGQIIATELGLPSENIIIEEGNTDTAPYGLGTYGSRSTPVAGAATAQAARKIRDKARKIAAHLMEVSEDDLEWTGEGFQVKGVPDQSTDMPTIAWAAYNNVPEGMEPGLEAVDYYDPPNMTYPFGAYLCVVDIDRYTGETSIRRFYALDDCGTRINPMVIEGQVHGGLCEAFAVAMGQELPFDGAGNIQGASLMDYFLPTMVETPRWETDHTVTPSPHHPIGAKGVGESSHVGGIPCFSNAINDALNQFGVSHVNMPHNAYRVWQTLHELELDQRPEAANVEPFQPRREAAAEGGSPASVQSPDKASGKGTEITIERNYPLDVSAADAWEVLQDIEKVTGCMPGASIVEQTGDSTYVGEMKLKVGPVTSAFRGDIEVLGVDPEQRELRMKGSGGDSKGSSSASMSLTARIEDKGAGRCELVGSTRIELKGKLASFGGRMLENVSDRMLQQFVDSFRDRVAAGGEGERAEEARRRVEQGPKSMNALAMVWQVIKSLFGRK; from the coding sequence ATGGCAAGTGACGTCGAAGAAGTCGAGAGCACCGAGAGCGCCGAGTCCGAGGCGCGTGCACTGGCCGATCGCCTGGGCGGCGTCGGCTGTCGCCGCAAGCGCACCGAGGACGCGCGCTTCATTCAGGGCAAGGGCAACTATGTCGATGATATCCAGATGCCCGGCATGGTCTACGGCGATTTCGTCCGCAGCCCGCACGCCCACGCCCGCATCAAGTCGATCAACAAGGATAAGGCGCTGGCGATGCCGGGCGTCCACGCCGTCCTGACCGCCGAAGACCTGGAGCCGCTCGGTCTGCACTGGATGCCGACGCTGGCCGGTGACAAGCAGATGGTGCTGGCCGACGGCAAGGTCTGCTTCCAGAACCAGGAAGTGGCCATGGTCATCGCCGACGACCGCTACCTCGCCGCCGACGCCACCGAGCTGGTCGAGGTCGAGTACGAGGAACTGGATCCGGTCGTCGACCCGCACCAGTCGATGGCCGAGGGTGCGCCCGTGATCCGCGACGACCTGGCGGGCGTCGACGAGGGCGCGCACGGCAAGCGCATCCATCACAACCACATCTTCACCTGGGACGTCGGCGATGCCGATGCCACCGACCGGGTGTTCAGCGAGGCCGCGGTCACGGTCAAGCAGGACATGCTCTACCCGCGGGTGCATCCCTGCCCGCTGGAGACCTGCGGCTGCGTCGCCTCGTTCGACAAGGTCAAAGGGGAACTCACCGTCCACCTGACGTCGCAGGCGCCGCATGTCGTGCGCACCGTGTTCTCCACGCTCTCCGGCATCCCCGAGAGCAAGGTCCATATCAACGCGCCCGACATCGGCGGCGGCTTCGGCAACAAGGTCGGCATCTACCCCGGCTACGTCGTCGCCACGGTGGCCTCGATCGTGCTTGGCCGGCCGGTGAAGTGGATCGAGGACCGGATCGAGAACCTGTCGACCACGGCCTTCGCCCGCGACTACCACATGATCGGCGAACTGGCGGCGACCGAGGACGGCAAAATCCTTGGTCTGCGCGCCAATGTACTCGCCGATCACGGCGCCTTCGACTCCTGCGCCGACCCAAGCAAGTGGCCGGCCGGCTTCTTCAACATCTGCACCGGCAGCTACGACATCAAGACGGCCTACGCCCGCGTGGACGGCGTCTATACCAACAAGGCGCCGGGCGGGGTGGCCTACCGCTGCTCGTTCCGCGTGACCGAGGCCTGCTACATCATCGAGCGCATGATCGATGTCCTCGCCGAGCGCCTCGGCATGGACAAGGCCGAGATCCGGCTGAAGAACTTCATCCAGCCGGAGCAGTTCCCGTATCAATCGGCACTGGGCTGGGAGTACGACAGCGGCGATTACCCGCGGGCGCTGAAGCAGGTCATGGACGCCTGCGACTACGACGGCCTGCGCCGGGAACAGAAGGAGAAACGCGAGCGCGGCGAGATCATGGGCATCGGCCTGTGCACCTTCACCGAGATCGTCGGTGCCGGCCCATCGCGCAACTGCGACATCCTCGGTGTCGGCATGTTCGACTCGGCCGAGATCCGCGTCCACCCGACCGGCTCGGTGATCGCGCGCATGGGCACCAAGACCCAGGGCCAGGGCCACGAGACCACCTACGGCCAGATCATCGCGACCGAGCTCGGTCTGCCCTCGGAAAACATCATCATCGAGGAGGGCAATACCGACACCGCGCCCTACGGCCTGGGCACCTACGGCTCGCGCAGCACGCCGGTCGCCGGCGCCGCGACCGCTCAGGCCGCGCGCAAAATTCGCGACAAAGCCCGGAAGATCGCCGCGCACCTGATGGAAGTCAGCGAGGACGACCTCGAGTGGACCGGCGAAGGGTTCCAGGTAAAAGGCGTGCCCGATCAGAGCACCGACATGCCGACCATCGCCTGGGCCGCGTACAACAACGTCCCCGAGGGCATGGAGCCGGGCCTGGAGGCGGTCGACTACTACGATCCGCCGAACATGACGTACCCCTTCGGCGCCTACCTCTGCGTCGTCGATATCGACCGCTACACCGGCGAGACCAGTATCCGCCGGTTCTACGCGCTCGACGACTGCGGCACGCGCATCAACCCGATGGTGATCGAGGGCCAGGTCCATGGCGGCCTGTGCGAGGCCTTCGCCGTCGCCATGGGGCAGGAACTGCCGTTCGACGGCGCCGGCAACATCCAGGGCGCGTCGCTGATGGACTACTTCCTGCCCACCATGGTCGAGACGCCGCGCTGGGAGACCGACCACACGGTCACGCCGTCGCCGCACCATCCGATCGGTGCCAAGGGCGTGGGCGAGTCGTCGCACGTCGGCGGCATCCCGTGCTTCTCCAATGCCATCAACGACGCGCTGAACCAGTTCGGTGTCAGCCACGTCAACATGCCGCACAACGCCTACCGGGTCTGGCAGACGCTGCACGAACTGGAACTCGACCAGCGACCCGAGGCGGCCAACGTCGAGCCGTTCCAGCCCCGGCGCGAGGCCGCGGCCGAGGGCGGCTCGCCGGCATCGGTGCAGTCGCCCGACAAGGCCAGCGGCAAGGGCACCGAGATCACCATCGAGCGCAACTATCCGCTCGACGTGTCGGCCGCGGATGCCTGGGAAGTCCTGCAGGACATCGAGAAGGTCACCGGCTGCATGCCCGGGGCATCGATCGTCGAGCAGACCGGCGACAGCACCTACGTCGGCGAGATGAAGCTCAAGGTCGGTCCGGTCACTTCGGCCTTCCGGGGCGACATCGAAGTCCTGGGCGTCGATCCGGAGCAGAGGGAACTGCGCATGAAGGGCAGCGGCGGCGACTCCAAGGGCAGCTCCAGCGCCAGCATGAGCCTGACCGCACGCATCGAGGACAAGGGCGCCGGCCGCTGCGAGCTCGTCGGCAGTACCCGGATCGAGCTCAAGGGCAAGCTGGCCTCATTCGGTGGCCGCATGCTGGAGAACGTCTCCGACCGCATGCTGCAGCAGTTCGTCGACAGCTTCCGCGACCGGGTAGCCGCCGGTGGCGAGGGCGAGCGGGCCGAAGAGGCCCGGCGCCGGGTCGAGCAGGGGCCGAAGTCGATGAACGCGCTGGCCATGGTGTGGCAGGTGATCAAGAGCCTGTTCGGCCGCAAGTGA
- a CDS encoding FAD binding domain-containing protein has translation MIPGRFEYHAATDVDDAVRLLAEHGADGKLLAGGHSLLPMMKLRFAEPAHIIDINGIADLRGIREEGDTLVIGPMTTESAIIDSGLLQRRCPVLPEAARLIADPQVRNRGTIGGDALHGDPGNDHPAVLMALDAEFVIHGRKGERREPVNGFYVGPYLTALDDGELVTAIRIPTPAAGHGYAYAKFKRKTGDYATAATCCLLEMDGDTCRRVRLTLTNVGPTPLRASEAEDLLTGAEPTAERIEQAAQAAMSICNPAADLRGSPEYKTHMAGEMTRRAIRTALERARGG, from the coding sequence ATGATCCCCGGCCGTTTCGAGTATCACGCCGCGACCGACGTCGACGACGCCGTCCGCCTGCTGGCGGAGCACGGCGCCGACGGCAAGCTGCTGGCCGGCGGCCACAGCCTGCTGCCCATGATGAAGCTGCGCTTCGCCGAACCCGCCCACATCATCGACATCAACGGCATCGCCGACCTGCGCGGTATCCGCGAAGAGGGCGACACCCTCGTCATCGGACCGATGACCACCGAGAGCGCCATCATCGATTCCGGGCTCCTCCAGCGGCGCTGCCCGGTGCTGCCGGAAGCCGCCCGCCTGATCGCCGATCCGCAGGTGCGCAATCGCGGCACGATCGGCGGCGACGCCCTCCACGGCGACCCGGGCAACGACCACCCCGCGGTGCTGATGGCCCTGGACGCGGAGTTCGTCATCCACGGGCGCAAGGGCGAGCGCCGCGAGCCGGTCAATGGTTTCTATGTGGGGCCCTATCTCACCGCCCTCGACGACGGCGAACTGGTGACCGCGATCCGCATCCCGACACCGGCCGCCGGCCATGGCTACGCCTACGCCAAGTTCAAACGCAAGACCGGCGATTACGCCACGGCCGCCACCTGCTGCCTGCTGGAAATGGACGGCGACACCTGCCGCCGGGTCCGACTGACGCTGACGAACGTGGGGCCGACCCCGCTGCGCGCGAGCGAAGCGGAGGACTTGCTGACCGGTGCCGAGCCGACGGCCGAGCGCATCGAGCAGGCCGCTCAGGCGGCGATGAGCATCTGCAACCCGGCCGCGGATCTGCGCGGCAGTCCCGAATACAAAACCCACATGGCCGGTGAGATGACCCGCCGGGCCATCCGCACGGCGCTTGAACGTGCCCGGGGAGGCTGA
- the modC gene encoding molybdenum ABC transporter ATP-binding protein, translating into MTRLAVDIRRDFPDFRLAIAHDFELRGITALFGPSGGGKTTLLRAIAGHERRAAGRIAHDGEVWQEGRHWTPPHRRGVGYVAQNPQLFPHLSVAGNLRYAARRAPAGADGTGFDEVVEQLDLQPLLARRPDVLSGGERQRVALGRALLTRPRLLLMDEPLAGLDIQRKTRLLPYIARLPAAFGIPIIYVTHAVDEVIRLGDRMVALREGGVFAAGGVTELLERLDLAAATGRFEAGTVLSGEVVSHDEPFQMTRVSLGEQVLDMPRAPMAVGTEVRLRVRARDVALATVRPTGISIRNILNGRISEIVEEPDTAFAEVLVDLGDQRLRARLTRAAVADLGLEEGGAVWALIKAVAFDRRVLGAGSTGAETETETETET; encoded by the coding sequence ATGACCCGGCTTGCTGTCGACATCCGCCGCGATTTCCCGGATTTCCGCCTGGCCATCGCTCATGACTTCGAGTTGCGCGGCATTACCGCGCTGTTCGGGCCCAGCGGCGGTGGCAAAACGACGCTGCTGCGTGCGATCGCCGGCCACGAGCGCCGCGCGGCGGGTCGTATCGCCCACGACGGCGAGGTCTGGCAGGAAGGCCGGCACTGGACGCCGCCCCATCGCCGCGGTGTCGGCTATGTCGCCCAGAATCCGCAACTCTTTCCCCATCTCAGTGTCGCCGGCAACCTGCGGTACGCCGCGCGCCGCGCCCCGGCCGGCGCCGACGGTACCGGCTTCGACGAAGTGGTCGAGCAACTCGACCTGCAGCCGCTGCTCGCGCGCCGGCCGGACGTCCTCTCCGGTGGCGAGCGCCAGCGCGTCGCCCTGGGCCGCGCGCTGTTGACCCGGCCCCGGCTACTGCTCATGGACGAACCGCTGGCCGGCCTCGATATTCAGCGCAAGACGCGCCTGCTGCCCTACATCGCACGCCTGCCCGCCGCCTTCGGCATCCCGATCATCTATGTCACGCACGCGGTCGATGAAGTGATCCGCCTCGGCGATCGCATGGTGGCCCTGCGGGAAGGCGGGGTATTCGCGGCCGGCGGCGTGACGGAACTGCTGGAGCGCCTCGACCTGGCCGCGGCGACGGGGCGATTCGAGGCGGGCACGGTGCTGAGCGGAGAGGTGGTCAGCCACGACGAGCCCTTCCAGATGACCCGGGTCAGCCTGGGCGAGCAGGTGCTCGACATGCCACGGGCACCGATGGCCGTGGGCACGGAGGTGCGTCTGCGCGTGCGTGCCCGCGACGTGGCGTTGGCGACGGTGCGGCCGACCGGTATCAGCATCCGCAACATCCTGAACGGGCGCATAAGCGAAATCGTTGAAGAGCCGGACACGGCATTCGCCGAAGTCCTCGTCGATCTCGGCGATCAACGCCTGCGCGCACGCTTGACGCGCGCGGCAGTCGCCGACCTTGGACTGGAAGAAGGCGGGGCGGTGTGGGCCCTGATCAAGGCGGTTGCCTTCGACCGGCGCGTGCTGGGCGCCGGGAGTACCGGGGCCGAGACCGAGACCGAGACCGAGACCGAGACCTGA
- a CDS encoding (2Fe-2S)-binding protein gives MAKHAITLNINGQDMDVAVDSRELLIHTLRDRLRLTGAHIGCETSHCGACTVDIDGASVKSCTVLAVQAQGADIRTVEGLAGAEGLHPIQEGFFQEHGLQCGFCTPGMLIRAWRLLQDNPNPSEEEIRQGMAGNLCRCTGYQNIIRAVQHASEKMQSGETAAAE, from the coding sequence ATGGCGAAGCACGCGATCACGCTCAACATCAACGGCCAGGACATGGACGTGGCCGTCGACAGCCGCGAACTCCTGATTCACACACTGCGCGACCGGCTGCGCCTGACCGGCGCCCACATCGGCTGCGAGACCTCGCACTGCGGCGCCTGCACCGTCGACATCGACGGCGCCTCGGTGAAGTCCTGCACCGTACTGGCCGTCCAGGCCCAGGGCGCGGATATCCGCACGGTCGAGGGCCTGGCCGGTGCCGAAGGCCTGCATCCGATCCAAGAAGGCTTCTTCCAGGAACACGGCCTGCAGTGCGGCTTCTGCACGCCCGGCATGCTGATTCGCGCCTGGCGGCTGCTGCAGGACAACCCGAACCCGAGCGAAGAAGAGATCCGCCAGGGCATGGCCGGCAATCTCTGCCGCTGCACCGGCTACCAGAACATCATCCGGGCCGTGCAGCACGCCAGCGAAAAAATGCAATCCGGGGAGACGGCCGCGGCGGAATAA
- the modB gene encoding molybdate ABC transporter permease subunit — protein MSLPELGPLWLSLQLAGVTTLILLLGGTPLAWWLAHTRSRARAPIEAVTALPLVLPPTVLGFYLLLVLSPDSFLGGLWFSVTDSALTFSFSGLVIASVVYSLPFTVQPLQGAFEALGRGPMEAAASLRARPLDAFFTVATPLALRGYITAAVLTFAHTVGEFGVVLMVGGNIPGETRVISIAIYEHVETIDYAAAHSLSIILVVFSFVVLLGVYASNHRFPVRAG, from the coding sequence TTGAGCCTGCCCGAACTCGGTCCGCTTTGGCTGTCGCTGCAGCTCGCGGGCGTCACGACACTCATCCTGCTGCTCGGCGGAACGCCACTCGCGTGGTGGCTGGCCCACACCCGCTCGCGTGCCCGGGCGCCGATCGAGGCGGTCACGGCGCTGCCGCTGGTCCTGCCGCCCACCGTGCTCGGCTTCTATCTGCTGCTCGTGCTCAGTCCGGACTCGTTCCTCGGTGGCCTGTGGTTCAGCGTGACCGATTCGGCGCTTACTTTCTCCTTCAGCGGCCTGGTCATCGCCTCGGTCGTCTACTCGCTACCCTTTACCGTGCAACCGCTGCAGGGCGCCTTCGAGGCACTCGGCCGGGGTCCGATGGAGGCGGCCGCCAGCCTGCGCGCGCGGCCGCTGGATGCCTTCTTTACCGTGGCCACGCCGCTGGCGCTGCGGGGCTATATCACCGCGGCCGTGCTGACCTTCGCCCACACCGTCGGCGAGTTCGGCGTGGTCCTGATGGTGGGCGGCAACATCCCCGGCGAGACGCGGGTGATATCGATCGCCATCTACGAGCACGTCGAGACGATCGACTATGCGGCGGCGCACAGCCTGTCGATCATCCTGGTGGTGTTCTCGTTCGTCGTGCTGCTCGGCGTCTATGCCTCGAACCACCGCTTCCCGGTCCGGGCGGGCTGA